The following proteins are encoded in a genomic region of Gimesia algae:
- the argC gene encoding N-acetyl-gamma-glutamyl-phosphate reductase produces the protein MTKVAIMGATGYAALELIKILLRNPDVEIVALTSRSEESPHISEIHPCLTGRLDLCCEALAPAEIAERSDFVFCALPHVASMEVIPDLLAEGCRVVDLSADYRLSDPAVYEKWYHHVHIDPTRLGSTVYGLPELWADRIPDADLIANPGCYTSTAILGLAPLMAAGLIEPTGIIIDAKSGVSGAGRNPKLGTLYPECNESITAYGVGTHRHTPEIEEVLTTVGGEEVKVTFTPHLTPMNRGILATMYPRLTKPASREELLDVYRSFYEGKSFVRIIDAIPATKNVSGTNYCDISVQFAGDQLIVFSAIDNLIKGAAGVAVQNFNLMAGYPETTGLIV, from the coding sequence ATGACAAAAGTTGCCATCATGGGAGCCACCGGTTATGCGGCTCTGGAACTCATCAAAATTCTGCTGCGAAATCCAGATGTTGAAATCGTGGCATTGACCTCTCGTTCCGAAGAGTCGCCGCATATCAGCGAGATCCATCCCTGTTTGACGGGACGCCTGGATCTGTGCTGTGAGGCACTGGCGCCAGCCGAGATTGCCGAACGTTCCGATTTCGTATTCTGTGCACTGCCGCATGTGGCCAGCATGGAAGTCATTCCGGACCTGCTGGCAGAAGGCTGCCGGGTGGTGGATCTGAGTGCTGACTACCGGTTGAGTGATCCTGCCGTCTATGAAAAATGGTATCATCATGTGCACATCGATCCCACGCGACTGGGAAGTACCGTGTATGGCCTGCCCGAGCTGTGGGCGGACAGAATACCGGACGCCGATCTGATTGCCAACCCTGGCTGTTATACAAGCACGGCGATTCTGGGGCTGGCGCCGTTGATGGCCGCCGGCCTGATTGAGCCGACGGGGATTATTATTGACGCCAAGAGTGGTGTGAGTGGTGCCGGCCGGAATCCGAAGCTGGGAACTCTCTATCCCGAATGCAATGAAAGTATCACCGCGTATGGAGTTGGCACCCATCGCCATACGCCGGAGATTGAAGAAGTACTGACCACCGTTGGCGGGGAAGAAGTGAAGGTGACGTTCACGCCTCACCTGACGCCGATGAACCGGGGGATACTGGCGACCATGTATCCCCGTCTGACGAAACCCGCCAGCCGCGAAGAACTGCTGGACGTCTATCGGTCTTTTTATGAAGGCAAGTCGTTCGTCCGAATTATTGATGCGATCCCGGCGACGAAGAATGTTTCGGGTACCAATTACTGTGATATTTCGGTGCAATTTGCCGGCGATCAATTGATTGTGTTCTCAGCCATCGATAATTTGATCAAGGGGGCAGCCGGTGTTGCCGTCCAGAATTTCAATCTGATGGCCGGTTACCCGGAAACAACGGGCCTGATCGTCTGA
- a CDS encoding cupin domain-containing protein — translation MSNVAKLAADALTEGGGIFRLSPTWVPRSFLQPGRRLKLHPNDYYALGTHRGGIDERWFGSTTVAANEGAPDDEGLSYCVFGGEKFTLRDAISELGAEIIGDTIWGKYNRWPVYSKFFDNMGPIPHHMHQNAEQAAKVGQEGKPESYYFPPQMNAIGNNFPYTFMGLEPGTTKQDVIDCLDRWNDGDNGILDLSKAYRLKPGTGWLIPPCVLHAPGSLVTYEPQWGSDVFGMYQSMVEGRAVPRSLLTKDFPEDKHDDNEYLVEALDWEANVDPNFKDNNYLEPIAIGDTAADGYVDRWIVYGKVKGEQLFTAKELTVDPGAKVTIKDTGAYSWITVQGEGSIGNLRLQTPAMIRFGEMTEDEVFVTEKTAQAGVTIENTGSEPLVSLRYFGPDACPSAPNIGDYRK, via the coding sequence ATGTCTAACGTTGCCAAATTAGCCGCCGATGCGCTGACTGAAGGTGGTGGAATTTTTCGTTTGTCGCCAACCTGGGTTCCCCGATCATTTCTGCAGCCTGGTCGTCGCCTGAAACTGCACCCCAATGATTACTATGCATTAGGTACCCACCGTGGGGGGATCGATGAACGCTGGTTTGGCTCTACCACTGTCGCTGCCAACGAAGGCGCTCCCGATGATGAAGGTTTAAGCTACTGTGTGTTCGGCGGTGAAAAATTCACTCTGCGGGACGCTATCAGCGAACTGGGAGCCGAAATCATCGGCGATACCATCTGGGGTAAGTACAACCGCTGGCCCGTCTATTCCAAATTCTTCGATAACATGGGACCGATTCCTCACCACATGCACCAGAACGCCGAACAGGCTGCCAAAGTTGGCCAGGAAGGCAAACCGGAATCGTACTACTTCCCACCCCAGATGAACGCCATCGGGAATAACTTCCCGTACACATTCATGGGGCTGGAACCCGGCACCACCAAACAGGATGTGATTGACTGTCTGGACCGCTGGAACGACGGTGATAACGGCATTCTCGATCTCTCCAAAGCCTATCGCCTCAAACCGGGTACCGGCTGGCTGATTCCTCCCTGCGTACTGCACGCTCCCGGAAGTCTCGTCACCTACGAACCACAGTGGGGTAGTGACGTGTTCGGCATGTACCAGTCAATGGTCGAAGGCCGCGCGGTTCCCCGCTCTCTGCTGACGAAAGATTTCCCCGAAGACAAGCACGACGATAACGAATATCTCGTCGAAGCCCTCGACTGGGAAGCCAACGTCGATCCCAACTTCAAGGACAATAACTACCTCGAACCCATCGCGATTGGTGATACTGCTGCCGACGGGTATGTCGATCGCTGGATCGTGTACGGTAAAGTCAAAGGCGAACAGCTCTTTACTGCCAAGGAACTGACCGTTGATCCCGGCGCCAAAGTCACCATCAAAGACACCGGCGCTTACAGCTGGATTACAGTTCAGGGTGAAGGCTCCATCGGCAATCTGCGACTGCAGACGCCTGCCATGATTCGCTTCGGCGAAATGACCGAAGATGAGGTCTTCGTGACAGAAAAAACCGCTCAGGCTGGTGTCACAATTGAGAATACTGGCAGTGAACCTTTGGTTTCACTCCGCTACTTCGGCCCCGATGCCTGCCCGAGTGCACCCAACATCGGTGATTACCGTAAATAA
- a CDS encoding sugar phosphate isomerase/epimerase family protein codes for MSDNAANTLPKLHNAAWPGVVGKGPDSEPPIDLDTMLDLTAAAEVDGIKFDGTDLFLFDPHVSIDSTDDDLKQLAEKVQSRNLVIGSVVAPVWPPTGGGSAMGSAEERGQFLEQVLKGCTIAKKLRELGVRPYGVVRLDSAAGVGDWVGDPEGNQAKIAETFKQAADIAADHGERLAAEGEICWGGMHSWKRMVQLLEMVDRPDTLGFQADMSHTLLYLMGYNAPEDRLLPEDFDWNDEATFDAAYKTLTDALRPWTIDFHVAQNDGTVHGTGSHDKTGRHCLPKDPNGKLDIVKRAGYWLKDESGNPTKQFEHICWDGCMFSNEIMMSPQTWNDILEAMINVRKAHGWS; via the coding sequence ATGAGTGATAACGCAGCTAACACCTTACCCAAACTTCATAACGCTGCCTGGCCGGGAGTAGTCGGTAAAGGCCCTGATTCTGAACCTCCTATCGACCTGGACACAATGCTCGACCTGACCGCCGCCGCGGAAGTCGATGGCATCAAATTTGACGGGACAGATCTGTTCCTGTTCGATCCTCACGTCAGCATCGACTCCACCGACGATGATTTGAAACAACTGGCCGAAAAAGTCCAGAGCCGCAACCTGGTGATCGGTTCCGTCGTGGCTCCTGTCTGGCCTCCCACAGGAGGTGGCTCCGCCATGGGGAGCGCCGAAGAACGCGGACAGTTCCTCGAACAGGTACTCAAAGGCTGTACCATTGCTAAAAAACTGCGTGAACTGGGCGTCCGTCCTTATGGCGTTGTGCGTCTTGACTCTGCAGCCGGTGTCGGCGACTGGGTTGGCGATCCGGAAGGCAATCAGGCCAAAATCGCCGAGACTTTCAAACAGGCCGCCGACATTGCCGCCGATCATGGCGAACGCCTCGCCGCTGAAGGCGAAATCTGCTGGGGTGGTATGCACAGCTGGAAACGCATGGTGCAACTGCTGGAAATGGTGGATCGTCCCGACACACTCGGTTTCCAGGCAGACATGTCGCACACCCTGCTCTACCTGATGGGATATAACGCCCCTGAAGACCGTCTGCTCCCCGAGGACTTCGACTGGAATGACGAAGCGACTTTTGACGCCGCTTATAAAACCCTGACCGACGCCCTGCGTCCCTGGACGATTGATTTCCACGTCGCCCAGAATGACGGCACCGTGCACGGCACCGGTTCACACGATAAGACCGGCCGCCACTGCCTGCCGAAAGACCCCAACGGAAAGCTCGATATCGTCAAACGGGCCGGTTACTGGCTCAAAGATGAAAGCGGCAATCCCACGAAGCAATTCGAACACATCTGCTGGGATGGCTGCATGTTCTCCAACGAAATCATGATGAGCCCGCAGACCTGGAATGATATTCTGGAAGCCATGATTAATGTCAGAAAAGCCCACGGCTGGTCCTGA
- a CDS encoding Gfo/Idh/MocA family protein: protein MSKPVRVGLIGYGFMGRTHSNAYRQVGKFFDIEHTPVLQACCARSEDKIKDFADNWGWESYETDWRKLIERDDIDLIDITTPNNSHHDIAIAAAEAGKMVLCEKPLAMNTAEAVAMTDAIEKAGVANMVWFNYRRVPAITLAKQLVDEKRIGRPFHYRAQYLQDWTIAEDVPQGGATLWRLDAKVAGSGVTGDLLAHSIDSAIWLNGPITSVSAATETFIKERVHQETGEKTKVEIDDACMFLARFANGSMGTFESSRYARGRKNFNTFELNGEDGSVFFDLEDPQILQYFEYANPTTGKKVEDHITGWRRIHVTNFEHPYMDHWWVPGCTIGYEHTFTNALADFFQGLDTGKPTQPDFRAALETQKVCDAVLQSAKDKQWVEIA, encoded by the coding sequence ATGAGCAAGCCCGTACGTGTCGGCCTGATCGGCTACGGATTCATGGGACGTACCCACTCCAATGCTTATAGACAAGTCGGAAAATTTTTCGATATCGAACACACGCCTGTCCTGCAGGCCTGCTGTGCCCGCAGCGAAGACAAGATCAAAGACTTCGCTGACAACTGGGGCTGGGAGTCCTACGAAACCGACTGGCGCAAGCTGATCGAACGTGATGACATCGACCTGATCGATATCACGACCCCCAACAACTCCCATCACGATATCGCCATTGCCGCTGCCGAAGCCGGTAAAATGGTGCTCTGCGAAAAACCGCTGGCCATGAACACCGCAGAAGCAGTCGCGATGACAGACGCCATCGAAAAAGCAGGCGTCGCGAACATGGTCTGGTTCAACTACCGCCGTGTCCCTGCCATTACACTGGCCAAGCAACTCGTCGATGAAAAACGCATCGGGCGACCCTTCCACTACCGGGCCCAGTACCTGCAGGACTGGACGATCGCTGAAGACGTTCCCCAGGGGGGTGCGACACTCTGGCGTCTGGACGCGAAAGTCGCGGGGAGCGGCGTGACAGGCGACCTGCTGGCACATTCGATCGATTCGGCGATCTGGCTCAACGGGCCGATCACTTCGGTCTCCGCCGCCACAGAAACCTTTATCAAAGAACGCGTTCACCAGGAAACCGGCGAAAAGACGAAAGTCGAAATTGACGACGCCTGCATGTTTCTGGCGCGCTTCGCCAATGGCTCGATGGGTACTTTTGAAAGCTCCCGCTACGCCCGCGGACGCAAAAACTTCAATACGTTCGAATTGAACGGCGAAGACGGCTCTGTCTTCTTCGATCTGGAAGATCCGCAGATCCTGCAGTATTTCGAATACGCTAACCCCACCACCGGTAAGAAAGTCGAAGACCATATCACCGGCTGGCGGCGGATTCACGTCACCAACTTCGAGCATCCTTACATGGATCACTGGTGGGTTCCCGGTTGTACCATCGGATACGAACACACATTTACCAACGCTTTGGCAGACTTCTTCCAGGGACTCGATACCGGTAAACCAACCCAGCCGGACTTCCGTGCGGCACTGGAAACGCAGAAAGTCTGTGACGCCGTTCTGCAAAGTGCGAAAGACAAGCAATGGGTTGAAATAGCATAG
- the greA gene encoding transcription elongation factor GreA has protein sequence MDRHPITQEGYDKLREEIRYLESERMPEIAESIAEARAEGDLKENTEYHAQREAQGMTQAKINQLKSKLANCYIADKSTMPKGVVTFGSIVTVKNLDDGLDEKYEFVGPGEEDYMGEVMKILTSSPLAEGLLNKKVGDKVEVAVPSGTLRFEVLEIED, from the coding sequence ATGGACCGTCATCCAATCACACAAGAAGGGTACGACAAACTGCGCGAAGAAATTCGTTATCTCGAAAGCGAAAGAATGCCTGAGATCGCAGAAAGTATCGCAGAAGCCCGTGCGGAAGGTGATTTGAAAGAAAATACCGAATACCACGCCCAGCGGGAAGCACAGGGGATGACGCAGGCGAAAATTAACCAGTTGAAATCCAAACTGGCCAATTGTTATATCGCCGATAAATCTACGATGCCTAAAGGGGTCGTTACCTTTGGCTCAATCGTGACCGTAAAAAACCTGGATGACGGACTGGATGAGAAATACGAGTTCGTAGGACCGGGCGAAGAAGACTACATGGGTGAAGTCATGAAGATTCTCACATCCAGCCCACTCGCAGAAGGCCTGCTCAACAAAAAAGTGGGAGACAAAGTCGAAGTGGCAGTGCCTTCAGGCACACTCCGATTCGAAGTACTGGAGATTGAAGACTGA